Proteins encoded by one window of Yamadazyma tenuis chromosome 2, complete sequence:
- the SHE4 gene encoding SWI5-dependent HO expression protein 4 (COG:D,O; BUSCO:EOG09261W1K; EggNog:ENOG503NXD0) produces MNEIHTQLENLALDDFKKAVQVFEDPTGAGDAATADTLLKYSQSPPTSAVLLQLLRSNITKFLKGLHAIHDDHGAILVNLLSGCSDEQHLTAQVLNSIKLVLKNTTSSTKTSWIDFNLKVYLGLVSEFGVVFPAHLPVLLAYLAPEEESSDVNAVLLFIVVKNIELKQQESFDAIDGFFDYTLETGAGTKTFLAFVKALELLFPICPSVCTRVYTSSLCRDLVLEHVKTITPSSLSLPNPRATADGLLRLVSSSCIDDDCRKFNANIYLDLLKVGSGLDANQYPLFKILSVLCIVKLWNFLQLEADSSFSFSMDGLFDTSIEYLRKENEGLGTAIEALAYLTLNPSLRNRLRADESVVDCLVQLIGRRTEVKDQSLKNDHSSTVYGLLLILSNVTQIKESSQSQETNTVNYLKSVATPKSTTDTTKENTEDILNFNKSLLLDHSIIDTISKLKIIRATTKKGSNNSDQFVNIIYYISLNQEKKVRQELVKQGSLNILLDYLVSHSQVLQKQSGQTRPISSSDSLVETRLRAIRALCKILISVNPALAFNKYSVVTCLPFLVELLGPDISTYTGKLQSNANDAYLHDNVTSLDKYESLLALTNISSMADPKDEIKDSIITKTFDKFLNNFIIEGDSPLIQTAAWELISNLIMKPRMLVKFFNADDQQSLKRLDILIKMLESKDIHLQTTLAGLLANATSEFDMIPRLLVEVDHLRKELVVSFVRIFNSQSDDDDLILRLVYVVLDLVYAAANIGETQIAKFKHDQALKSALAGVLKNNRNEQILEVVVEIIKFTKFK; encoded by the coding sequence ATGAACGAGATACACACCCAGTTGGAGAATCTTGCTCTCgatgacttcaagaaggcTGTCCAGGTGTTTGAGGATCCCACCGGTGCTGGCGATGCCGCTACTGCTGATACGCTTTTGAAGTACTCTCAGAGCCCTCCTACATCAGCTGTTCTTTTGCAGCTCTTGCGATCCAACATCACAAAGTTTCTAAAAGGACTACACGCCATCCACGACGACCACGGTGCCATCCTCGTTAACCTACTCCTGGGGTGTCTGGACGAGCAGCATCTAACGGCTCAGGTGctcaactccatcaagttggtgttgaaaaataccacctcatccaccaaaacctCATGgattgatttcaacttgaaggtatATTTGGGGCTCGTGTCGGAGTTTGGGGTGGTGTTTCCCGCCCACCTCCCAGTATTGTTGGCATACTTGGCCCCCGAGGAAGAATCTTCAGACGTGAACGCGGTGCTTCTCTTTATAGTGGTGAAGAACATCGAACTAAAACAGCAGGAGTCCTTTGATGCCATCGATGGTTTCTTCGACTATACTCTCGAAACGGGCGCAGGTACAAAGACGTTTTTGGCCTTTGTCAAGGCGTTGGAACTTTTGTTCCCCATCTGCCCGCTGGTTTGTACTCGAGTCTACACTTCCAGTCTTTGTAGGGACCTTGTGTTGGAACACGTTAAAACAATCACCCCCTCATCTTTGTCACTTCCGAACCCCAGGGCCACTGCTGATGGGCTTTTGAGGCTCGTGAGCAGCTCATGCATTGACGATGACTGTCGAAAATTCAATGCTAATATCTACTTGGACTTGCTTAAAGTCGGCTCCGGCTTGGATGCCAATCAGTATCcgttgttcaagatcttgtccGTGTTGTGCATCGTGAAATTATGGAACTTCCTCCAATTGGAAGCTGATAGTCTGTTCAGCTTCTCGATGGATGGCTTATTTGATACCAGCATTGAGTATTTAAGAAAGGAGAACGAAGGTTTGGGAACTGCCATTGAAGCCTTGGCATACTTAACATTAAACCCATCTTTGCGCAACAGACTCCGGGCTGATgagtcggtggtggactGTTTAGTGCAGCTCATCGGAAGAAGAACAGAAGTGAAAGACCAACTGCTCAAAAACGATCATTCTTCCACAGTGTACGGACTTTTGCTTATATTATCAAATGTGACACAAATCAAAGAGAGCAGCCAGTCACAGGAAACCAATACTGTCAACTACTTGAAACTGGTGGCCACTCCGAAATCCACCACTGACACTACCAAGGAGAATACGGAGGATATcctcaacttcaacaagtctttaCTTTTAGACCATAGCATCATCGacaccatttccaagttaAAAATCATAAgggccaccaccaaaaaaggAAGCAACAACTCGGACCAGTTTGTGAATATTATATACTACATCTCGTTGaaccaagagaagaaggtgagGCAAGAGCTAGTCAAACAAGGTTCTTTGAACATTCTTCTAGACTACTTGGTGCTGCATAGCCAGGTACTACAGAAACAGCTGGGCCAAACCAGAcccatttcttcttcggaTTCTCTTGTGGAAACAAGACTTCGGGCTATACGTGCCTTGTGTAAGATCTTGATTCTGGTGAACCCGGCTTTAGCTTTCAATAAGTACAGTGTTGTCACATGTCTCCCGTTTTTGGTGGAACTTTTGGGGCCAGACATATCAACTTATACCGGAAAGCTTCAAAGCAATGCCAATGATGCTTACTTACATGATAACGTCACAAGTCTAGACAAGTATGAATCGTTACTAGCATTAACAAACATCTCGTCGATGGCCGATCCtaaagatgaaatcaaagactcaatcatcaccaaaaccTTTGACAAGTTCCTCAATAACTTTATCATTGAAGGAGACTCGCCATTGATCCAGACAGCAGCGTGGGAATTGATCTCTAATTTGATAATGAAACCGCGGATGCTTgtgaagttcttcaatgcTGACGACCAACaatctttgaagagattggacatcttgatcaagatgtTGGAGCTGAAGGATATTCACCTTCAAACAACCTTGGCAGGTTTACTTGCAAATGCCACTTCGGAGTTTGATATGATTCCTCGTCTCTTAGTGGAGGTTGATCATTTAAGAAAAGAGCTTGTCGTCTCGTTTGTTCGAATTTTCAACTCTCAGTcagatgacgatgacttGATCTTAAGATTGGTGTACGTTGTTCTTGACTTGGTGTACGCGGCTGCGAATATAGGCGAGACCCAAATCGCCAAATTTAAGCATGATCAAGCACTCAAAAGTGCTTTGGCCGGTGTTCTCAAGAATAATAGGAACGAGCAGATTCTcgaggtggtggttgaaatcatcaagttcaccaagttcaagtgA